From a single Silene latifolia isolate original U9 population chromosome 6, ASM4854445v1, whole genome shotgun sequence genomic region:
- the LOC141658634 gene encoding uncharacterized protein LOC141658634: MAEPSTPNKPTSETHQTAPTMDESEQNQKAYDFAFILKPAKTLKIAVEAFSDPKLNKDMEALIQVGPNGFEMTVWNVDMDTGNEVFVMLRFMSAGLEDFQCSKPLKKMLPLKGLCKVVRAADEFNPEAEGVAIFVEHGSNRISFQWGTSALDFALGRAVNIDLQEADADYQNFTNISYMYETVVSSKDLPTMMTRLPEDFSFMGAQIVEMMIGEEEEEYRIEMEWSFWKSLESASGIADKCSVCLIGEPDKYVMLRFKVGEFGDMVILNEADFVYALDLPIKGHFHSLH, encoded by the exons ATGGCAGAACCTTCAACCCCGAATAAACCCACCTCCGAAACTCACCAAACCGCCCCAACCATGGATGAATCCGAGCAGAACCAAAAAGCGTATGATTTTGCCTTCATTCTAAAACCCGCCAAAACCTTGAAGATAGCAGTTGAGGCTTTTTCCGACCCGAAATTGAACAAGGACATGGAGGCATTGATCCAAGTGGGTCCAAATGGGTTCGAAATGACGGTTTGGAATGTCGATATGGACACTGGTAATGAAGTCTTTGTGATGTTACGCTTCATGTCCGCTGGTTTAGAAGACTTTCAATGCTCAAAACCGTTGAAGAAGATGCTTCCATTGAAGGGACTCTGTAAAGTTGTTAGAGCTGCTGATGAATTTAATCCGGAGGCAGAGGGCGTCGCCATTTTCGTTGAACACGGTTCCAATCGAATTTCATTTCAATGGGGAACCTCTGCTCTTG ATTTTGCTCTAGGTCGTGCTGTGAATATTGACTTACAAGAAGCTGATGCCGATTACCAAAACTTCACCAACATCTCTTACATGTACGAGACTGTCGTATCATCAAAGGACTTGCCTACAATGATGACAAGGTTACCAGAAGATTTCAGTTTTATGGGAGCTCAGATTG TTGAAATGATGATAggggaagaagaggaggaataCAGGATTGAGATGGAATGGTCATTTTGGAAATCATTGGAGAGTGCATCAGGAATTGCAGACAAGTGTTCAGTATGCCTGATTGGAGAGCCGGACAAGTACGTAATGTTGAGGTTCAAGGTGGGTGAATTTGGAGATATGGTGATCTTGAACGAGGCTGATTTCGTGTATGCTCTGGACCTTCCTATCAAGGGTCACTTCCATTCTCTACACTGA
- the LOC141658635 gene encoding uncharacterized protein LOC141658635 — MIMFLFGLFSFRIRFLKMTVITLRGILDAKLGSNNFDDWYRNLRIVLMHEKLIDVIDKPAKVAPREGEDDANVLDTYAKYLEQSTTAKCIILASMTADLQRQHNDMNPPQIIEHLKKMYGSQSRTARYQLSKSLFESKLKSKEPVGLHVLKMIDLIEQLEKHGCTLGKELSQDLILQSLNDTYSPFIVNFNMNKMDCDLHELLNLLIDFEKQITSGKVNVSGSVNLVGSSSKSKWKGKKRSKKNPLAPKDVVNKSKG, encoded by the coding sequence ATGATTATGTTCTTATTTGGATTGTTTTCTTTCAGAATAAGATTTCTCAAAATGACTGTTATAACACTGCGTGGCatacttgatgctaagctgggCAGTAACAATTTTGATGATTGGTACCGTAACCTGAGAATTGTTCTCATGCATGAAAAGCTAATCGATGTGATCGATAAACCTGCTAAGGTAGCACCCCGTGAGGGAGAAGATGATGCAAATGTATTAGATACATATGCTAAGTACTTGGAGCAAAGTACTACTGCAAAGTGCATTATTTTGGCCTCCATGACTGCTGATTTGCAGAGACAACATAATGACATGAATCCACCACAGATTATTGAACATCTTAAGAAGATGTATGGGTCTCAGAGTAGGACTGCAAGGTACCAGTTATCTAAGTCCTTGTTTGAGTCTAAACTGAAATCTAAGGAGCCAGTGGGTCTCCATGTTCTAAAGATGATTGATCTGATAGAACAGCTTGAGAAGCATGGATGCACTCTTGGTAAAGAGTTATCGCAAGATTTGATCTTGCAATCTCTTAATGATACTTATTCACCgttcattgttaattttaatatgaACAAGATGGATTGTGATCTTCATGAATTGCTCAATCTGTTGATCGATTTTGAAAAACAAATCACATCTGGGAAGGTGAATGTATCTGGTTCTGTGAACTTGGTTGGGAGCTCTTCTAAGAGCAAGTGGAAAGGCAAGAAACGGTCTAAGAAAAATCCACTTGCACCCAAGGATGTTGTGAACAAATCCAAGGGTTAG